In Molothrus aeneus isolate 106 chromosome 3, BPBGC_Maene_1.0, whole genome shotgun sequence, a single genomic region encodes these proteins:
- the PHF3 gene encoding PHD finger protein 3 isoform X1, producing MDEEGVKESGNDTIDDDELALPNRNLRSRAEEASVTSPRKSPRLMAQEPVRSLRQSTLAKRSNVAPPLNTKKSSVKSGSAPKNGQKQERSPVKETDVAARLKMEQPREVRRSTRRSGQLEGAAAAVTASQNNKKCLPGPEDVKEIKSETPEQTKVEETPQELSCANLTEPCSPSPGETKEIVEVAMNTDSGSAESVCSVSADTEMIPVKNETTDVIDSMGLENPSEEKTDNKAEESEKKAEEHNQIEITGNNNDSSSACLNTDGICETFSNSSSSVKEGVDCSSGSRSVEVLDENALSVKECVTEAGGDDKGMEKTETPSEKLLDSTDCDNKDLKSKEFTSADPGNSILESAVVDQSSQNVQQQIDSTKVEGPEASKFQDDERQIGISTKCEKNIRPRHSKSIAQNKQNLSAGTRQKSGSVQQETTRSRTRAGVAVSGLHSSSSASLKRNADEQESHQHPSNPVKIRKKQSDLGLKAKSGISGVTVKKQTNTKLKKIPRVQASGQAQKLSVQKASEKSPTHQSCSKDTHHSVHSLSGHVSHPGQKQASKHQLATGLKANNSTKEEAETKDPSVVEHLKEDDKEKNRSKRNDRNLQPRQRRSSKSLSLDEPPLFIPDNISTVKKEGLEHTSASESKHIWVPSKQCGFCKKPHGNRFMVGCGRCDDWFHGDCVGLSLSQAQQMGEEDKEYVCVKCCAEEDKKMECFDQNVPDTQVKLEHKEEKAIECEKLGVSKQIPTCNLNTATEKTKQTEDTGKHKVKIFRRESGDGKNLPESRDSDTKKGQHVPTRKGSQTTAIPRRSPEDKNEKISKESLSTMERSTKSGVHEKQEIKKKKNEKGSSSATHLPAVPASKPSADQIRQSVKQSLKEILMKRLTDSSLKIPEERAAKVATRIERELYSFFRDTDAKYKNKYRSLMFNLKDPKNNILFKKVLKGEVTPDHLIKMSPEELASKELAAWRQRENRHTIEMIEKEQREVERRPITKITHKGEIEIESETPMKEQEEVMEIQEPNTKLFEKSEEAEKDKEINESASPDTTSQHKNHLFDLNCKICIGRMAPPTDDVSGKKVKVSVGVARKQSDNEAESIADALSSTSSILASELLEDDKQDSSKSFTPLPKSETPGTVECESLFLARLNFIWKGFINMPSVAKFVIKAYPVSGSFEYLTEDLPDSIQVGGRISPHTVWDYVEKIKASGTKEICVVRFTPVTEEDQISYALLFAYFSSRKRYGVAANNMKQVKDLYLIPLGSSDKVPHHLVPFDGPGIEIHRPNLLLGLIIRQKMKRQITAVSSVTSSFADEAAESTLSSLPPEKKIKPSKHEVSHHDLALEEEEENNFFNSFTTVLHKQRNKPQQSNTDDAPAVIEPLVESTKHEPPKPLRFLPGVLVGWENQPSTLELANKPLPVDDILQSLLGTTGQVYEHSKSEAGPSEDIPLLNEQAALKEETMDVADVTAEAGEAKTGLDDPQESTNAAATVDAAAVGTSSSARSTGSLIGLTLKGKPPDVSTEAFLANLSAQAQNKETEESKENDPKRQIPDKDSVAQEVRRSTNSSFSSSSNSGKKPSENNVNVGSAEGTTANTSKSPPFINLKRDPRQAAGRSQQTNISENKDGDVSRNEDRQNASGNDQGEPENKQLSGEGGLNLYQSEAQTNETPFSSAAAKADNTVASQAEDTKHSQEDGLMQNIETVNSFRRGPAATSSHFETENSSRSEFISKVPSPIASGSFSSVGPPQQNFQHSKSNPPGFQFQAPAPHNFPPQNNPMFGFPPHLPPPLLPPPGFGFPQNPMMPWPPVAHLSGQPQYAGPIAQGLPVAHKQSRFLGPENFFQSKDSRRPERRHSDPWGREEQHLERGFSRGKNDRQRPYSETHHQKKDRHEKEWSNEKYWEQDSERNRRRDRNQEKERERKSREEGQRDKERARSPHSDRAADGKSPRETRNPEKKTEKPKSDEQAHEKDKEREKSKDKHRERESEKNRERHRDHSDRTKSKR from the exons ATGGATGAAGAAGGAGTTAAAGAGAGTGGTAATGACACCATTGATGATGATGAGCTTGCTTTACCTAATAGGAATTTGAGAAGCCGTGCTGAAGAAGCATCAGTCACATCACCGAGGAAATCACCACGTTTAATGGCACAAG AACCAGTACGGAGTCTGCGGCAGAGCACGCTAGCCAAGCGTTCGAATGTTGCTCCTCCTCTTAATACCAAGAAATCATCCGTAAAAAGTGGATCTGCTCCAAAAAATGGACAGAAACAAGAGAGAAGTCCAGTTAAAGAGACAGATGTTGCAGCACGCTTGAAAATGGAGCAGCCTAGAGAGGTTAGGCGTAGTACAAGACGATCAGGACAgttggaaggagcagcagcagcagtaacagcatcccaaaataataaaaaatgtctgCCTGGTCCTGAAgatgtgaaagaaataaagtcTGAAACCCCTGAGCAGACAAAAGTTGAAGAAACACCCCAAGAGTTAAGTTGTGCTAATTTAACAGAACCCTGTTCTCCTTCTCCTGGGGAAACAAAGGAAATAGTAGAGGTTGCAATGAACACTGACTCTGGGAGTGCTGAGTCAGTTTGTTCAGTATCTGCAGATACTGAAATGATTcctgttaaaaatgaaacaactgATGTGATTGATTCAATGGGCTTGGAAAATCCTTCAGAAGAAAAGACTGATAATAAAGCAGAGGAAtcagagaagaaagcagaagaacATAATCAAATTGAAATAACTGGAAACAATAATGATTCATCCAGTGCTTGCTTGAATACAGATGGAATTTGTGAGACCTTTTCAAATTCGTCCAGCTCTGTGAAAGAGGGGGTTGATTGCAGTTCAGGTTCCCGCAGCGTGGAAGTTCTTGATGAAAATGCATTGTCAGTAAAGGAATGTGTAACAGAAGCTGGAGGTGATGACAAGGGAATGGAGAAAACTGAAACTCCATCTGAGAAACTATTGGACAGTACAGACTGTGATAATAAAGACTTGAAAAGCAAAGAGTTTACTTCAGCTGACCCAGGAAATAGCATTTTAGAAAGCGCTGTTGTTGACCAGTCAAGCCAAAATGTACAGCAGCAGATCGACAGTACTAAAGTAGAAGGCCCAGAGGCATCAAAATTTCAGGATGATGAGAGACAAATTGGTATTTCAACAAAATGTGAAAAGAACATTAGGCCCCGGCATAGTAAATCCATAGCACAGAATAAACAAAATCTGAGTGCAGGTACTCGGCAGAAATCAGGTTCAGTGCAACAAGAAACGACTCGGTCAAGAACGAGAGCTGGTGTTGCTGTTTCAGGCCTTCACAGTTCCTCTTCAGCAAGTCTGAAGCGAAATGCTGATGAGCAAGAGAGTCATCAGCATCCAAGTAACCCAGTTAAAATTAGAAAGAAACAATCTGATCTGGGTTTGAAAGCAAAGAGTGGCATTTCAGGAGTGACTGTAAAAAAACAGACCAACACAAAGCTAAAGAAAATACCCCGAGTCCAGGCTTCTGGGCAAGCCCAGAAGTTATCAGTTCAAAAAGCAAGTGAGAAATCTCCTACTCATCAAAGCTGTTCTAAAGATACCCACCACTCTGTGCATTCATTGTCAGGTCATGTTTCACATCCTGGTCAGAAGCAAGCCAGCAAACACCAACTTGCAACTGGGCTAAAAGCTAATAACTCTACCAAGGAAGAGGCAGAGACTAAAGATCCCTCTGTTGTAGAACATCTGAAGGAGGatgataaggaaaaaaacaggtcAAAAAGAAATGATAGAAATCTCCAACCTCGCCAGAGAAGAAGTAGCAAAAGTCTTTCACTTGATGAACCTCCTTTGTTCATTCCAGATAACATTTCAACTGTTAAAAAGGAAGGCTTGGAACATACCTCTGCTAGTGAAAGCAAACATATTTGGGTGCCCAGCAAACAATGTGGCTTTTGCAAAAAGCCACATGGCAACAG GTTTATGGTAGGTTGTGGTAGATGTGATGATTGGTTTCATGGTGATTGTGTTGGGCTGAGCCTTTCTCAAGCACAGCAGATGGGTGAAGAAGATAAAGagtatgtgtgtgtgaaatgctgtgctgaagaagacaaaaaaatggAGTGCTTTGATCAAAATGTACCAGATACTCAAGTGAAACTTGagcataaagaagaaaaagcaattgaGTGTGAAAAACTGGGGGTGTCAAAGCAAATACCTACTTGTAATCTAAATACAGCaactgaaaaaacaaagcaaacggAGGACACTGGGAAGCACAAAGTCAAAATCTTCAGACGG GAATCTGGGGATGGGAAGAATCTACCAGAGTCCAGAGACTCAGATACTAAAAAAGGGCAGCATGTTCCTACTCGGAAGGGATCACAAACTACTGCAATTCCTCGGCGGTCCCctgaagataaaaatgaaaaaataagtaaaGAATCTCTTAGTACAATGGAAAGGTCCACAAAATCAG GTGTGCATGAGAAacaagaaattaagaaaaagaaaaatgagaagggATCCAGTAGTGCAACAcacctgccagctgtgccagcttcCAAGCCATCTGCTGATCAGATAAGACAAAGCGTTAAGCAGTCTCTTAAGGAAATTCTTATGAAAAG ATTGACAGACTCCAGTTTAAAGATTCCTGAGGAGCGAGCAGCAAAAGTTGCCACAAGGATTGAAAGAGagttatattctttttttcGAGACACTGACGCAAAGTATAAGAACAAATACAGAAGTTTAATGTTCAATCTGAAAGATCCTAAAAATAAT ATACTATTTAAGAAAGTACTGAAAGGAGAGGTTACTCCAGATCATCTAATAAAAATGAGCCCAGAAGAATTGGCTTCCAAAGAGCTGGCTGCttggagacagagagaaaacagacat ACAATTGAAATGATTGAGAAAGAGCAGAGGGAGGTTGAAAGAAGACCTATTACAAAAATTACTCACAAAGGAGAAATAGAAATTGAAAGTGAGACACCAATGAAAGAACAAGAGGAAGTAATGGAAATTCAG GAACCTAATACGAAGTTGTTTGAGAAGTCAGAAGAAGCTGAAAAggataaagaaataaatgaatctGCATCTCCGGACACTACAAGTCAACATAAAAATCATCTCTTTGATCTTAACTGCAAAATCTGCATAG gCCGAATGGCACCACCTACTGATGATGTGTCAGGGAAGAAGGTGAAGGTGTCTGTCGGGGTTGCACGGAAGCAGTCCGACAATGAAGCAGAGAGCATTGCAGACGCACTCTCCTCCACATCAAGTATTTTAGCTTCAGAATTACTGGAAGATGATAAGCAAGACTCATCAAAGTCATTCACACCTCTCCCAAA GTCAGAAACGCCTGGTACTGTGGAATGTGAAAGTCTGTTTCTGGCACGCCTGAATTTCATCTGGAAGGGCTTTATCAATATGCCTTCAGTAGCAAAATTTGTTATTAAGGCTTATCCAGTTTCTGGCTCCTTTGAGTATTTAACAGAG GATTTACCTGATAGTATTCAAGTAGGTGGCAGGATATCTCCCCACACTGTCTGGGATTATGTAGAAAAAATCAAAGCTTCAGGGACCAAG GAGATCTGCGTGGTTCGCTTTACCCCGGTAACCGAAGAAGATCAGATCTCCTATGCATTGCTGTTCGCCTATTTCAGCAGTAGAAAACGTTATGGTGTAGCGGCCAATAACATGAAGCAAGTGAAAGATTTGTACCTCATCCCTTTAGGTTCCTCAGATAAAGTCCCTCATCACCTTGTGCCTTTTGATGGGCCTG GGATTGAAATACATCGACCAAATTTATTACTGGGATTGATAATTCGCCAGAAGATGAAGAGGCAGATTACTGCTGTTTCAAGTGTAACCAGTAGTTTTGCAGATGAAGCTGCTGAAAGTACCTTGAGTAGCTTGCCACCAGAGAAGAAAATCAAGCCAAGCAAACATGAAGTCTCACATCATGATTTGGCActagaagaagaagaggaaaataatttttttaattccttcacAACTGTGCTACACAAGCAGAGAAATAAACCACAGCAGTCTAATACAGACGATGCTCCAGCAGTTATTGAGCCGTTGGTGGAAAGTACCAAACATGAACCACCAAAGCCTCTCAGGTTTCTTCCTGGAGTCCTGGTTGGATGGGAAAATCAGCCTTCAACTCTGGAGCTAGCAAATAAACCCTTGCCAGTTGATGATATTCTTCAAAGCCTGTTGGGCACGACAGGGCAGGTGTATGAGCACAGCAAGTCAGAAGCAGGTCCTAGTGAAGACATACCATTATTAAATGAACAGGCAGCCTTGAAAGAAGAAACCATGGATGTTGCTGATGTAACTGCTGAAGCTGGTGAAGCAAAGACTGGTTTGGATGATCCTCAAGAATCCACTAATGCTGCTGCAACTGTGGATGCAGCAGCTGTAGGGACCTCAAGTTCTGCAAGAAGTACTGGTTCTTTGATAGGGCTGACTCTTAAGGGAAAACCTCCAGATGTCTCCACAGAAGCATTTTTAGCAAATTTGTCTGCTCAGGCACAGAATAAGGAAACTgaagaaagtaaagaaaatgaCCCAAAGCGACAGATACCAGACAAAGATAGTGTTGCACAGGAAGTTAGAAGGAGCAcaaattccagcttttcttcctcatcaaattcaggaaaaaagccCAGTGAGAACAATGTTAATGTAGGCTCTGCTGAAGGTACTACTGCTAATACCTCTAAATCACCACCATTTATTAATCTTAAAAGAGACCCACGACAGGCAGCTGGACGAAGCCAGCAGACtaatatttcagaaaacaagGATGGAGATGTTAGCAGAAATGAAGACCGACAAAATGCTTCAGGAAATGATCAAGGAGAACCAGAGAATAAACAACTTTCTGGAGAAGGGGGCTTAAACCTGTATCAAAGTGAGGCACAAACCAATGAGACACCGTTCAGTTCAGCTGCAGCTAAGGCAGATAACACAGTTGCATCACAAGCAGAAGATACCAAACACTCACAGGAAGATGGATTGATGCAAAACATTGAAACAGTAAACTCATTTAGAAGAGGACCAGCCGCAACTTCATCTCATTTTGAAACTGAAAACTCTTCTCGTTCTGAATTTATTTCCAAAGTCCCAAGCCCTATTGCAAGTGGCAGCTTCTCATCTGTTGGACCTCCACAGCAGAATTTTCAGCATTCTAAATCTAATCCACCTGGATTTCAGTTTCAGGCTCCTGCACCTCATAACTTCCCTCCACAAAACAACCCTATGTTTGGATTTCCTCCTCATTTACCACCTCcgcttcttcctcctcctggctTTGGTTTTCCTCAAAATCCAATGATGCCATGGCCACCAGTAGCTCATTTATCAGGTCAGCCACAGTATGCCGGACCCATTGCACAAGGGCTACCAGTGGCTCACAAACAATCAAGATTTTTGGGACcagaaaatttttttcagagtaaAGACAGTAGGAGACCAGAAAGACGCCACAGCGATCCTTGGGGCAGAGAAGAACAGCATTTAGAGAGAGGATTcagtagaggaaaaaatgatCGACA